One genomic window of Evansella cellulosilytica DSM 2522 includes the following:
- a CDS encoding MFS transporter, whose translation MTVATRDLTQNNPTYRYWVLVGMVLIAGFSQGMLLPVLAVMLETAGVSSSANGINAAALYIGIILISPFIERPVRKFGYKPVIIVGLLLVMLSLILFPIWQTFWFWFVLRMVVGIGDNLIHFSTQIWISTTSSREKRGRQLAIYGLAFGMGFGIGPMMTRLIEINAYLPFIIAACTSFIAWIFMLFLRNEWPKNDFETASQLNTFSRYKQVIKLAWFALLPGLCYGFLEATLHGSYPVYAMRVGLDISFVTVLLLPSFVFGSLLTQLPLGVLSDKIGRSRVIRGLTFIGSILFFLMVFVEHIPWALWGLFAISGMLLGSLFSLGIAYLADLVPASLLPTGTVMTGILFALGSMIGPSVGGFLIGFIERGAIYYAISAMLLLVFIAGMIFERTNSDESNEVESVA comes from the coding sequence ATGACTGTCGCAACACGAGATCTCACACAAAATAATCCTACTTATCGTTACTGGGTATTAGTTGGCATGGTGTTAATTGCTGGTTTTTCTCAAGGTATGCTGTTACCAGTTCTTGCTGTCATGCTTGAAACAGCTGGCGTTTCCTCTTCAGCTAATGGGATTAACGCTGCAGCACTATATATCGGAATTATATTAATTTCTCCATTTATTGAACGCCCAGTCCGTAAGTTTGGTTATAAGCCTGTCATCATTGTTGGGCTTTTACTCGTTATGCTTTCGCTTATTCTGTTTCCTATTTGGCAAACATTTTGGTTTTGGTTTGTTTTACGTATGGTTGTCGGGATTGGTGATAATTTAATTCATTTTTCCACTCAAATATGGATTAGTACTACGAGCTCACGGGAAAAAAGAGGACGCCAGCTTGCTATATATGGATTAGCTTTCGGAATGGGCTTCGGCATTGGTCCAATGATGACAAGGTTAATTGAAATCAATGCATACTTACCTTTCATTATCGCAGCTTGCACAAGCTTCATCGCATGGATTTTTATGCTCTTTTTGCGGAACGAGTGGCCTAAAAACGATTTTGAAACAGCCTCACAGCTCAATACGTTTTCTCGCTACAAGCAAGTAATTAAGCTAGCCTGGTTTGCCCTTTTACCTGGCCTATGCTACGGATTTTTAGAGGCAACTTTACACGGCAGCTATCCCGTTTATGCGATGCGTGTCGGTCTAGATATATCATTTGTAACAGTGCTGCTCTTACCAAGCTTCGTTTTTGGTAGCTTATTGACGCAGCTTCCACTTGGAGTGCTAAGTGACAAAATTGGAAGAAGTCGTGTTATTAGAGGGCTGACGTTCATAGGCTCGATTTTGTTTTTCCTTATGGTATTTGTCGAACATATTCCTTGGGCACTTTGGGGGTTATTCGCGATATCCGGGATGCTACTAGGCTCTTTATTTTCTTTAGGTATTGCGTATTTAGCTGACTTAGTTCCAGCAAGTTTACTTCCTACAGGTACAGTGATGACTGGAATATTGTTTGCTTTAGGTAGTATGATTGGTCCTAGTGTAGGTGGGTTTCTTATCGGATTTATTGAGCGAGGTGCCATCTACTATGCCATAAGCGCCATGCTCCTTCTCGTTTTCATAGCAGGTATGATTTTTGAACGGACAAATTCGGATGAAAGTAATGAAGTAGAAAGTGTTGCTTAA
- a CDS encoding OsmC family protein, with amino-acid sequence MKFHMKENGFETTFEYGTLQISGNEEYGFRPYQLMVSSVAVCGGGVLRKVLEKQRMNVKDITVEANVTRDPDAANKITKIHLHYTIDGENLNEAKIEKAMVLAQKNCPMAQTIIDSVELTESFTLV; translated from the coding sequence ATGAAATTTCACATGAAAGAAAATGGCTTTGAAACAACCTTTGAATATGGAACGCTGCAAATTTCCGGGAACGAGGAATATGGTTTCCGACCATATCAGCTAATGGTAAGCTCAGTGGCAGTATGTGGTGGTGGCGTATTAAGAAAAGTATTAGAAAAACAACGAATGAATGTGAAGGATATTACTGTTGAGGCGAATGTCACACGTGACCCTGATGCAGCAAACAAAATAACAAAGATCCATTTGCACTACACGATTGATGGTGAAAACTTAAATGAGGCAAAAATAGAAAAAGCGATGGTGCTGGCGCAAAAAAATTGCCCGATGGCCCAAACGATTATTGATAGTGTCGAGTTAACGGAGAGTTTTACATTAGTATAA
- a CDS encoding MATE family efflux transporter, translating to MSNQHDFTDGSILKKMIIFSGPIFLTNLLQVSYQLVDSLWVGNLLGANALGAIAISGTIVFTILSFIIGINNATLTVLSQYRGAQDEEGLKASLNAFVVILGSMTIILGVIGYIMSPTILRWMGTPGEILPLATTYLRINFIGITFLFGYNFIATVLRAMGDSKTPVRFVLIAVILNAIFDPLFIYVFNLGIAGAAYATIVAQGTAFVYGLIHTIYKAGVPFSFPRIPNRHYVKSIIKLGLPSGLSMMVISGGVLAIMTVVTTFGEEVVAGFGAAQRLDSLIMLPAMALGTAVNSMAGQNIGAKLWERVHEIAKYGIILILLVSFTISAVVFFSAEWMISLFIQDKDTIAFGKMYVQTIAFFYPFLGINFVLNGVVRAAGAMFQIFVLNTISFWVLRYPLTYVAAYWFGEQGIAIGMAASFVVSSFFAIGYYMFGKWQKIKVVEKEA from the coding sequence GTGAGTAATCAGCACGATTTTACCGATGGAAGTATACTGAAAAAAATGATTATCTTCTCTGGACCGATTTTTCTCACGAACCTCCTCCAAGTGTCTTATCAGCTCGTCGATTCACTATGGGTAGGGAATTTATTAGGTGCAAATGCACTCGGAGCGATCGCGATTTCTGGAACTATCGTGTTTACGATTCTTTCCTTTATTATCGGGATAAATAATGCAACACTCACTGTTTTATCGCAGTATCGTGGTGCACAAGATGAAGAAGGCTTGAAGGCATCGCTGAATGCTTTTGTAGTCATATTAGGCTCGATGACAATTATCTTAGGCGTTATTGGCTATATCATGTCACCTACGATTTTACGTTGGATGGGTACACCAGGGGAAATACTTCCATTAGCGACGACGTATTTAAGAATTAACTTTATCGGAATTACATTTTTGTTCGGCTACAACTTTATTGCAACTGTCCTAAGGGCGATGGGAGACAGTAAAACTCCTGTACGGTTCGTATTGATTGCTGTTATATTAAATGCTATTTTCGATCCATTATTTATTTATGTTTTTAACTTAGGGATAGCAGGAGCGGCGTATGCTACGATTGTTGCCCAAGGTACTGCTTTTGTTTATGGATTAATACATACAATTTATAAAGCGGGGGTGCCTTTTTCCTTCCCTCGTATACCAAACAGGCACTACGTAAAATCGATTATTAAGCTAGGATTGCCTTCAGGGTTATCGATGATGGTCATATCTGGAGGCGTGCTTGCAATTATGACGGTAGTAACGACATTTGGTGAAGAAGTCGTTGCAGGCTTCGGAGCAGCACAACGCTTAGATAGCTTGATTATGCTTCCTGCTATGGCGCTTGGTACTGCCGTAAACAGTATGGCAGGTCAAAATATTGGAGCAAAGTTGTGGGAGCGTGTTCATGAAATAGCCAAATACGGTATTATCCTTATTTTGCTCGTTTCATTTACGATAAGTGCGGTTGTGTTTTTTAGTGCAGAATGGATGATTTCTCTGTTTATCCAAGATAAAGACACAATCGCTTTTGGAAAAATGTATGTACAAACGATCGCATTCTTTTATCCGTTCTTAGGAATAAACTTTGTTTTAAATGGTGTTGTTCGAGCAGCGGGAGCGATGTTTCAAATATTTGTTTTAAATACGATATCCTTCTGGGTATTACGATATCCTCTGACATATGTTGCGGCGTATTGGTTTGGAGAGCAAGGTATTGCAATTGGAATGGCTGCAAGCTTTGTTGTGAGTAGCTTTTTTGCGATTGGTTATTACATGTTCGGAAAGTGGCAAAAAATAAAGGTAGTTGAAAAAGAAGCATGA
- a CDS encoding IS110 family transposase translates to MDAVLERCAGLDVHQEEIVACVMYGPLEKRPKKETQTFLTTTKGLLALHDWLESFKCTHVAMENTGVYWKPVWNILEGSFELILANAKRIKNVPGRKTDVSDAAWITQLLRCGLITPSFVPPENFRDLRDYTRYRRKLVGNASSEKNRIHKILQDANVKLTTFVSDLFGVSGRALLESIINGEVLTEEQVRSLVKTSLKRKVPQLVDALNGRVRQHHRKIIRMHYDHLIYLEKQISELEGEIDRLITPYDEYVELLDTIPGVSFNAIAVIIAEIGVDMSCFPSDKHLASWDGLCPGNNESAGKKKNSRTQKGNRSLKGVLCQAAWSASKSKGTRLSSFFHRVQKRRGQYKASMATAHLILRIIYHIIKDKIPYEELGWDYAEKDTERKINYWIKNIESKGFKVTVEQPTA, encoded by the coding sequence ATGGATGCAGTATTGGAAAGATGTGCTGGACTAGATGTTCATCAGGAAGAGATTGTAGCTTGTGTTATGTATGGTCCATTGGAAAAACGACCAAAAAAAGAGACACAAACTTTTCTTACAACGACGAAAGGCTTACTTGCACTTCATGATTGGCTAGAAAGCTTTAAATGTACCCATGTCGCAATGGAAAATACTGGTGTTTATTGGAAACCAGTGTGGAATATTCTAGAGGGGAGCTTCGAATTAATTCTTGCCAATGCAAAGCGCATTAAGAATGTTCCTGGTCGTAAGACCGATGTCAGTGATGCAGCCTGGATTACCCAGTTATTGAGATGTGGGTTGATCACACCAAGTTTTGTTCCACCTGAAAACTTCCGAGATCTACGGGATTATACTCGTTACCGTAGAAAGCTTGTTGGCAATGCATCTTCAGAAAAAAATCGTATCCATAAGATCTTACAAGATGCAAACGTCAAGTTAACCACTTTTGTTAGTGATTTATTTGGTGTATCTGGACGAGCTCTTTTAGAGTCAATCATTAATGGTGAGGTGTTAACGGAGGAGCAGGTAAGAAGCTTGGTGAAAACTTCTTTAAAGAGAAAAGTACCTCAATTAGTTGATGCTTTAAATGGACGAGTACGCCAGCATCATCGAAAAATTATTCGCATGCATTATGATCATTTAATTTATCTTGAGAAACAAATTTCAGAATTGGAGGGCGAAATCGACCGTCTAATAACCCCCTATGACGAATATGTTGAATTACTCGATACAATCCCTGGTGTAAGTTTTAATGCTATAGCGGTGATTATTGCAGAGATTGGCGTAGATATGTCTTGTTTCCCATCTGATAAGCACTTAGCTTCATGGGATGGATTATGTCCTGGTAATAATGAGAGTGCTGGAAAGAAAAAAAACTCCCGGACCCAAAAAGGGAACAGGAGTTTAAAGGGTGTCCTTTGTCAAGCAGCATGGTCCGCATCCAAATCCAAAGGAACCCGCCTCTCCTCATTCTTCCATCGTGTGCAGAAGAGAAGAGGTCAATATAAAGCATCGATGGCTACAGCACATCTTATTTTAAGGATAATATATCATATTATTAAAGACAAGATCCCCTATGAAGAATTAGGGTGGGATTATGCAGAAAAAGATACGGAAAGGAAGATCAACTACTGGATTAAGAATATTGAGTCAAAAGGCTTTAAAGTGACGGTAGAACAACCTACAGCCTAA
- a CDS encoding YfkD famly protein, protein MKKAILCFLLPLLLIVNVTAVFAEEDKKEEKLIPDSAMDISKDNTYPNPTQDLPRLHPSELAEELLESTDIHIENPELIKMFNESAIKGSKLAIGMNVSIYLGQWPLAYESDESKINWDFEKVNTNVLDNRGGNEAKKIHYSQEQQKRIKGGLTAEIPNGDMVQKLMLLKATEKLNLPLSFSTVIGHNTKTDRVYNVAPKVMGYLDTYVPAVNEKGKVTYGEVYLRMKGDKKWLEVKNVTKQGIGAWIPVQDYVNLKLQTPKQPR, encoded by the coding sequence TTGAAAAAAGCTATTTTATGTTTTCTTCTTCCACTCTTATTGATTGTCAATGTGACAGCGGTTTTTGCGGAAGAAGACAAAAAAGAAGAAAAGCTCATTCCAGATTCAGCGATGGATATTTCAAAGGATAATACTTACCCGAATCCAACACAAGACCTTCCAAGGCTACATCCAAGTGAGCTTGCTGAAGAACTATTAGAGTCAACTGATATTCATATCGAAAATCCAGAGCTCATCAAAATGTTTAACGAGTCGGCTATTAAAGGCTCAAAGCTTGCAATTGGCATGAATGTATCGATTTATTTAGGTCAGTGGCCGCTTGCATATGAATCCGATGAGTCTAAAATTAACTGGGATTTTGAAAAGGTAAACACGAACGTATTAGATAATCGTGGGGGTAATGAAGCGAAGAAGATCCATTATAGTCAGGAGCAGCAAAAAAGAATTAAAGGTGGTTTAACGGCAGAAATTCCTAACGGTGATATGGTGCAAAAATTAATGCTATTAAAAGCGACAGAAAAACTAAACTTACCGTTAAGCTTTTCAACAGTGATCGGGCATAACACGAAAACGGACAGAGTGTATAATGTCGCACCGAAAGTTATGGGATACTTAGATACGTATGTCCCTGCCGTAAATGAAAAAGGAAAAGTTACTTATGGAGAAGTATATCTCCGTATGAAAGGTGATAAAAAGTGGCTTGAAGTAAAAAACGTGACTAAGCAAGGAATAGGCGCATGGATTCCAGTTCAAGATTACGTGAATTTAAAGCTACAGACACCGAAACAGCCGAGATAA
- the yfkAB gene encoding radical SAM/CxCxxxxC motif protein YfkAB: MNIKKITPSYDPWEAYMDINEYGEQRLTNVEFTTTNICNMRCEHCAVGYSLQTKDPEALPLELFTQRLDEVKDLRALSITGGEPMMSMKSVKNYVLPLLKYAHERGIRTQINSNLTMPIDRYELIIPYLDVLHISHNYGSVEDFADIGFAVMDKKPTFEQRKAYFDRMVENSRYLTGKGVMVSAETMINKRTLPHLERIHEQIVDMGCQRHEVHPMYPSNFASGLEVASLDEIREGIHRLLDCRDKNVWMLFGTLPFYPCNTLDEDKQLFTRLHEEKNVTVRNDPDGRSRLNVDIFNGNINVTDFADAGVLGHIQTTKLIDAYDAWKTTDLSKSIDCHCPAVQCLGPNLLVKHAYYKNVDFTKRKQQLVTL, from the coding sequence ATGAATATCAAGAAAATTACACCTTCCTATGATCCATGGGAAGCATATATGGATATAAACGAGTATGGAGAGCAACGACTAACAAATGTTGAGTTTACGACGACGAACATCTGCAACATGCGTTGTGAGCACTGTGCTGTCGGTTACTCTTTACAGACGAAGGATCCTGAGGCATTACCTTTGGAGCTATTCACTCAACGTTTAGATGAAGTAAAAGACTTACGCGCGTTGAGCATCACTGGTGGCGAACCGATGATGTCGATGAAGTCAGTGAAAAATTATGTCTTGCCACTTCTCAAATATGCGCATGAGCGCGGAATTCGTACGCAAATTAACTCTAATTTAACGATGCCAATTGATCGATATGAGCTCATCATTCCATATTTAGATGTGCTTCATATTTCCCACAATTACGGTAGTGTAGAAGACTTTGCCGACATTGGCTTTGCTGTTATGGATAAAAAGCCGACCTTCGAGCAACGTAAAGCCTACTTCGATCGCATGGTGGAAAATAGCCGTTACTTAACAGGTAAAGGGGTCATGGTTTCAGCAGAAACGATGATCAATAAGCGAACTCTCCCACACCTTGAACGTATTCATGAACAGATCGTAGACATGGGCTGCCAGCGACACGAGGTGCACCCTATGTATCCAAGTAATTTTGCGAGTGGTTTGGAAGTTGCATCTTTAGATGAGATTCGCGAAGGTATTCACCGTTTACTTGATTGTCGTGATAAAAACGTCTGGATGCTTTTTGGTACATTACCGTTTTATCCATGTAATACGCTTGATGAAGATAAGCAGCTATTTACTAGATTACACGAAGAAAAAAACGTCACTGTTCGTAACGATCCAGACGGACGCTCCCGTCTTAATGTTGATATATTTAATGGTAATATTAACGTTACCGACTTTGCCGATGCTGGTGTCCTTGGTCATATTCAAACGACAAAGCTAATTGATGCATATGACGCTTGGAAAACTACTGACTTGTCAAAAAGCATTGATTGTCACTGTCCAGCTGTTCAGTGTCTCGGGCCAAATCTACTAGTAAAGCATGCGTACTATAAAAATGTAGACTTTACGAAGAGAAAACAACAGCTTGTCACTTTATAG
- a CDS encoding SE1561 family protein, translating into MDKAIQGKGEKLSLLHERMEHLVAMLDSIDPEKAGVEDIDRIIAMLDELEAKCQQYRRIGI; encoded by the coding sequence ATGGATAAAGCAATACAAGGGAAAGGCGAGAAATTAAGCTTACTTCATGAGCGAATGGAGCATTTAGTTGCCATGCTAGATTCCATTGACCCAGAAAAAGCTGGGGTTGAGGATATTGATCGTATCATTGCGATGTTAGATGAGCTTGAAGCAAAGTGTCAGCAATATCGCCGAATCGGCATTTAA
- a CDS encoding NADPH-dependent oxidoreductase encodes MNEVTKLLTEHRSFRSYKEDMIPENQLQTIVQSAMAAANWINGQQVTIIGVTDNDIKHRLYELVGHQPYVDQAPVFFVFCIDFHRAKLAGEKHDKTIRVTDSVDGLLTGSTDVGIAMGNAIAAAESFGLGTVPIGGIRKNPEEVIELLDLPEYVFPISGLVIGYPDGDSAQKPRLPVDAVYHKDSYKTEHLTRRIDEYDEQMSGYMAERTNGENRRDWSTGVAQFYSNPVNQKVTDTLKKQGFKTE; translated from the coding sequence ATGAATGAAGTTACAAAGCTATTAACAGAGCATAGATCATTCAGGAGCTATAAAGAAGATATGATTCCAGAGAATCAGCTTCAAACGATCGTCCAGTCTGCTATGGCTGCTGCAAATTGGATTAATGGACAACAAGTAACGATCATTGGCGTAACGGATAATGACATAAAGCATCGGCTTTATGAGCTCGTTGGACATCAGCCTTACGTTGATCAAGCACCTGTTTTTTTCGTCTTCTGTATCGATTTTCACCGTGCAAAATTAGCTGGAGAAAAACATGACAAAACAATTCGAGTCACTGATAGTGTTGACGGCTTATTAACTGGTTCAACTGATGTCGGGATTGCGATGGGGAATGCGATTGCGGCTGCTGAGTCTTTCGGTTTAGGGACCGTTCCGATCGGTGGTATTAGAAAAAATCCAGAAGAGGTCATCGAATTATTAGATCTTCCTGAATATGTTTTTCCTATTTCTGGTCTCGTTATCGGGTATCCAGATGGAGATTCAGCACAGAAGCCTCGTCTTCCAGTAGATGCTGTTTATCATAAAGATAGCTATAAGACAGAACATCTGACCAGACGTATTGACGAATACGATGAACAAATGAGTGGATATATGGCTGAGAGAACAAATGGGGAAAATAGACGTGACTGGTCAACAGGTGTCGCTCAGTTCTACTCTAATCCTGTGAATCAAAAAGTTACTGATACGTTGAAGAAGCAAGGCTTTAAAACAGAGTAA
- a CDS encoding histidine phosphatase family protein, whose product MELYLIRHGQSEGNLHKIVQGHANFPLSNLGKKQALLVGEAFANVNLDALYSSDLDRAIKTAEAIKEHHPHLTLNTWPVLREVGLGPLEGQPREDVLKIYPFLKHKSILTSGIPGTEQLHEITNRCKITVDYLLSHHKNDTVAIVAHGGFISILIMYLIAKEHWPNVERPFMIGNTGVTKVTIDRQGVLKVHYVNDTSHLEDKTNTPFHDTVEK is encoded by the coding sequence GTGGAGTTATATTTGATTCGTCACGGGCAATCAGAAGGGAATTTACATAAGATCGTTCAAGGGCACGCCAATTTCCCGCTATCCAATCTTGGAAAAAAACAAGCGCTATTAGTCGGGGAAGCTTTTGCAAATGTAAACCTTGATGCCTTGTACAGTAGTGATTTAGATAGGGCAATAAAAACAGCTGAAGCGATAAAGGAGCACCATCCTCACTTAACATTAAATACGTGGCCAGTTTTACGTGAAGTAGGACTTGGTCCATTAGAAGGCCAACCGAGAGAAGACGTTCTAAAAATATATCCATTCCTTAAGCATAAATCTATTTTAACGTCAGGAATACCAGGGACAGAACAGCTGCATGAGATCACAAACCGCTGTAAAATAACGGTAGATTATTTATTATCGCATCATAAAAACGATACGGTAGCCATTGTTGCACATGGAGGCTTTATTAGTATTTTGATCATGTATTTGATTGCAAAGGAGCATTGGCCAAATGTCGAGAGGCCGTTCATGATTGGAAACACAGGTGTGACGAAGGTGACAATAGACCGTCAAGGTGTGCTAAAAGTACATTATGTAAACGACACAAGCCACTTAGAAGATAAAACGAACACGCCTTTCCATGATACCGTAGAAAAATAA
- a CDS encoding fumarate hydratase, producing MEKFRQSIYDLIVETSTNLPYDVRRAIRKAKERENEGTRAALSLSTITNNIDMADDNILPICQDTGMLTFEIKVPVGANQLEMEKDIFEAIRQATKDGKLRPNSVDSLTGENSGDNIGPGTPIIHFHQWEEDYIDARLIVKGGGCENKNIQYSLPMEIEGLGRAGRDLDGIRKCILHSVYQAQGQGCSAGFIGVGIGGDRISGYELAKKQLFREVNDVNENEKLQALEEYIMEKGNTLGIGTMGFGGEATLLGCKIGTMNRLPASFFVSVAYNCWAFRRLGVTLDASTGEIQSWLYKEGEKISFKDDEAAATSEGTREVVLEAPITEEQIRDLKVGDVVVINGDLHTGRDAIHHHLMENDAPIDLNGQVIYHCGPVMLKDKDGEWHVKAAGPTTSIREEPYQGDIMKKFGIRAVIGKGGMGPKTLKALEEHGGVYLNAIGGAAQYYADCIKKVEGVDLMEFGIPEAMWHLKVEGFRAIVTMDSHGNSLHKDVDKTSFERLQQYKEKVY from the coding sequence GTGGAAAAATTTCGCCAAAGTATTTACGACTTAATCGTAGAAACGTCAACGAATCTTCCGTATGATGTTCGACGTGCAATACGTAAAGCAAAGGAAAGAGAAAATGAAGGAACGCGTGCTGCGTTATCACTATCCACGATTACGAATAATATTGATATGGCAGACGATAATATTCTACCAATTTGTCAGGACACAGGAATGCTAACTTTTGAAATAAAGGTACCTGTTGGTGCAAATCAGCTAGAGATGGAAAAGGATATATTTGAAGCCATCCGTCAAGCAACGAAGGATGGGAAGCTCCGTCCAAACTCAGTAGACTCTTTAACTGGTGAAAATAGTGGAGACAATATCGGGCCGGGAACGCCGATTATACATTTCCACCAATGGGAAGAAGATTATATTGATGCTCGCCTTATTGTAAAAGGTGGCGGCTGTGAGAACAAAAACATTCAATATAGCTTACCGATGGAAATTGAAGGTCTAGGAAGAGCAGGCCGTGATTTAGATGGTATCCGAAAATGTATTTTACACTCTGTGTACCAAGCACAAGGACAAGGCTGTAGTGCTGGTTTTATCGGAGTAGGAATCGGTGGAGACCGAATTTCAGGGTATGAGCTTGCAAAAAAACAGCTTTTCCGTGAAGTGAACGATGTGAATGAGAATGAAAAACTACAAGCGCTTGAAGAATATATTATGGAAAAAGGAAATACACTTGGAATCGGTACGATGGGCTTCGGAGGTGAAGCTACACTATTAGGCTGTAAAATTGGCACAATGAATCGATTACCGGCTAGTTTTTTCGTGTCCGTTGCCTATAACTGCTGGGCATTCCGTCGCTTAGGTGTAACATTAGATGCAAGCACTGGAGAGATTCAAAGCTGGTTATACAAAGAGGGCGAAAAAATTAGCTTCAAAGATGACGAAGCTGCAGCAACATCAGAAGGAACACGTGAAGTCGTTCTTGAGGCACCGATTACAGAAGAACAAATTCGTGACTTAAAAGTTGGTGACGTCGTTGTGATCAACGGTGACCTTCATACTGGAAGAGACGCCATTCATCATCATCTAATGGAAAACGATGCACCGATTGATCTAAACGGGCAAGTGATTTATCACTGTGGACCAGTGATGCTAAAGGATAAAGATGGAGAGTGGCATGTAAAAGCCGCAGGCCCAACGACAAGTATTCGTGAAGAGCCTTACCAAGGAGATATTATGAAAAAGTTTGGTATTCGTGCCGTCATTGGAAAAGGTGGAATGGGACCCAAAACATTAAAGGCTCTTGAGGAACACGGTGGTGTTTACTTAAATGCAATCGGTGGTGCAGCCCAATATTATGCTGATTGTATTAAAAAGGTGGAAGGCGTAGACTTAATGGAGTTCGGTATACCTGAGGCGATGTGGCACCTTAAAGTAGAAGGGTTCCGAGCGATAGTAACAATGGATTCACACGGAAATAGCTTACACAAAGACGTCGATAAAACGTCATTCGAGCGCCTCCAGCAATATAAAGAAAAGGTGTATTAA
- a CDS encoding group I truncated hemoglobin, producing the protein MSEQTLYEKIGGEEAISKVVDYFYNELVLNDPTVNHFFDNTDMEKQRKHQTKFISFALGGPNQYSGASMAKAHEGVNIQPEHFHAIAKHLHAALAYHGIGEEDINIVIDKVATLKDDILYK; encoded by the coding sequence ATGTCAGAACAAACACTTTATGAAAAAATTGGCGGAGAAGAAGCGATTAGTAAGGTGGTCGATTATTTTTATAACGAATTAGTTTTAAACGATCCTACGGTAAACCACTTCTTCGATAACACAGATATGGAAAAGCAAAGAAAGCACCAAACGAAATTTATTAGTTTTGCTTTAGGTGGACCAAATCAATATTCAGGTGCTTCAATGGCAAAAGCGCATGAGGGGGTGAACATTCAGCCAGAGCATTTTCATGCGATCGCCAAGCACCTTCATGCTGCGTTAGCATATCACGGCATTGGTGAAGAAGACATTAATATAGTTATTGATAAAGTAGCTACGTTAAAAGACGATATTTTGTATAAGTAA